GTGCCCCTGAGACCCAGAGGGGCGCGCAGGGGTTCATGCTTCAACCCTTTCCTTATGTGCGTTCCAGAGCGCAGGCGGTCTCCCTCAACCGTCAATTTCTGCTCTGAACACATTCTGCTCTGGGCGGGTACACAGGGTCAGCCTAAAGTCTGACTTTTGACATGTCATCGGAAAAAGCGTTCAGCCCTCAGCTTTCAGCGAAAAGATTGCCCAGAGGCCTCTGCTTTCAACAGCAAAAAACAAAAACAACAAGTGAAAACCACTCAGATTGTAAGGTCAAAAGGCAGCAAGCAAACTTTCCTGCTGGCTGAACGCTGATCGCTGACGGCTGATGGCTCTTTGGGTGGGCATTGCCCGACAGCGACTCTGCGTTGACCTTGGGAGGGTACATTCGTCCATACCTGTGGATGTGGCTTTTGTCCTATCATGTCGGTCAGGCTTGAACCGGTGAAACCATTTGCGAGCCATTTCACCCTGCAAGGTTCAGCGTTCCAGTACAAATGAAAAGGTCGCCCGTGCTTTGTGGCACAAGGCCCTGAAAGGACCCACATGTCAGAACAAAAACCCCAGGCTCCGGCCCGCCCCAGAATGATGGTGGACCTTGACCCCAGCGGTCAGTTGAGTCAGAAAGAACCTGACCGTCAAAACCGCCAGTTCCTCAATTACGCTTTCTACAAGCTGTCTCCAGAGTTTCGTCGCCTCAGCAAGCCCGAGCGCGATGAAATCCGTGCCGAGTTTGAAGCTGCCGTTGAAAAGTGGCTGGATGCCCCTGCAGAAAAAGGCCGCATTCTGCGCACCTACTCTCTGGTGGGCACCCGTTCTGAGGTGGATTTCATGCTCTGGCGCATTGCCTTTGATGTGCGCGATTTCAACGAAGCCCAGAGCCTCCTGAACCAGACCCGCCTGATGGGCTACCTGACCCAGCCTTACAACTTCATTTCCATGCAGAAGCGCAGCCAGTATGTGAACCGCGTGGAAGGCAGCGGTCACGGTCTGGAACTCCTGCCCGGTGAAGGCACCTACCTGTTTGTGTACCCCTTCGTGAAAACCCGTGCATGGTACGACCTCAGCCCACACGCCCGTCAGGGCATGATGGACGAGCACATCTATGCCTCCAACCCTTTCAAAGGGATTCGCCTGAACACCAGTTACTCTTACGGCATCGACGATCAGGAGTTTGTGGTGGCCTTTGACAGCGACTACCCTCAGGAGTTTGTGGATCTGGTGACCCGTTTGCGCCACACCGAGGCCAGCATGTACACCCTCACCGACACCCCGATGTTCACCTGCATCAAAAAGGACCTCAAAGGTCTGCTTCAAGACCTTGGTTGATCCGGGCTGAAACAAAAAACATCAAACCAGAGGCTGCCATTTGGGCAGCCTTTTTCATTGTTCCATTTTTGCTGACCCATTTTCCCAATCCCACCAGATCGGCTATGCTGGAAGCCATCAGGAGGAAGTGCCATGAAACTGATTACAGCCATCATCCGTCCCGACCGCCTCGGGATGGTGAAAGAAGCCCTCTTTCGGGTGGGGGTGACCGGAATCAGCCTCTCCAAAGTCAGTGGTCACGGTGGAGAGAAAGAAATCATCGAGCATTACCGTGGCACGCAGGTGCGTATGGAGTTCCACGAAAAAGTGCACCTGCAGATTGCGGTCAGTGAGCCTTTCGTGGATGTGACGGTGAACGCCATCTTGCAAAGTGCCCGCACCGGAGAAGTGGGCGATGGCAAGATTTTTGTGCAACCTCTGGAACGGGTGATCCGCATCCGTACAGGCGAACAGGATTCAGATGCCCTCACCCCGGTCAACCAGCCCGAGACCACTGCGCAAGCCCTCAAAAAACGTTCGTGAACTTCTGGGTTTGATGTGTGCTGTACAGCACTGGTTTTGCATTTTTGTGACTCCCATTTTATGGCATTTGACAGAACAAGAGGCTGTCTGGTGGAGGTTTTTGAAGGAGGAGGATTCATCTGAATCCTCCTCCTTCACTGTTAAACGCAGCAGGGGTCGCTTTTTCATTCAGTTGACATGATGTGCATTCTTGTGACGTTTTGTGTTGGGGTTGCTGGTCCACTTGGGAGTCTAACCGCTCTCAGGTATTCTTCTCAGATGTAAATAGGTCATTACACCATTTCTATGTAAGGGTTTTCCCTTATAATTTAACCTGCTCATGTCCTGTACAGGTTTTTCATGATGCTTGATCTGGTCAAAGCATCATGAAAGTGCTTCTGAAAAACGGATTTGCCTGAACATGTGATTTTCCAAGAACAAAAACAGTTAACAATTGTTTACAATCTGAGGAAAATGACGGTTCACTGAAAGCCGGTCAGAAATCCTTCATGGTTCTGACGGGTCTATGCCTTTGAACTGTCTTTTGGCCTTCTGACAAGAAGATGGAGGTTCACTGAAAAGACAATCCAATCGCTCAAAATCCAACTGTCCTGCATCAGCCTGAAAGATCAGGGTGATGTTTTTGAAATCTGAGGACCTCTCAATACTCTGGAGCCACACATGCAACACCCCAAAAGCAAAAACAACCTGCAGCAAGACCCCAAGGTCATGCTGACTGAAGCGAAAGAAAAAACCAAGTATGTCCGTCCCACCCTGTCGTCTCAAGGGAAATGGCAGATTTTGACTTTGGGCCTCTCCTTTATTCCTGCTTGAGGTAAACATGTCAAAGAAAAATTGGGGCGCGACCATGCTCCTTTCCATGATGTTGGTGTCTTGCTGGCAACAAACCAGCACGCCAAAACCACCGGTTCAGCCCACTCAGAAGAGCAATGTGTTCCGCATTCAATTTCAGGATGTCGGTGAAAAGACCCTCAAAAGCAGCATCAGTGGATTCAAGCAAACCACCAAAGGCATTCAACCTGCGGCCATTGATGAAATTTCAGATTCCCTGTCTTTCCAGCATGTTTCCAGTGAAGTCTTCACCGTTGAATCTGCCGGAGAGCGCTACGTCAAAGTCAGATACCGGGTCACCAACAACACCGGAAAAGCCATTGAGAACCTGACTTTCTTGCCTTTTGACACCGACGATGCAGATGCAGATCCGGGCAACAACCCCACCCCTCCCACCATTGGAGACACCGCCTTCGATCGGATTTCCCTGTTTGATGGCAGCCAGGTCCCTGCACTGGCCACAGTCATGGAAACCACCCGTGGCCGGATCTACGACGTGGATGCAGATGCAGCAGTTGTCGAGACCGCAGCCACCCCTTACCTGACCGGTCTGGATGTGGGAGGCGTCACCCCCATTGTGCCTGCGGGTCTGGTGAACGGTGGGGTTCAATCAGAAGGCTGGCAGAAACCGGGCATCATTCCCATTGGGGGCTCAGCGGTGTTCACCTTTGCTGTGAAACACCCCCTGCAAACCCCCCGCAAAAACAACCCTTACGGGTTCAGCATCATGGTGGTTTACGCCGAAGACCCATCCACCAGTGGCATCACCAAAATCAACACCATTCAAGGCAGCACCCCCTCTGGAGATGCAGCAAGCCCAGAGGACGGAAACACCGTCACTGTGGACGCTGTAGTCACTTCAGACTTGCAGGGTGCGGGCCAGTTGGGTGGTTTTTACCTGCAAGAACAAACCGCAGACCAGGATGCCGATGCGACCACCTCAGAAGGCATTTTTGTGGCCAACACTTCAAATGCCGTCAATCAGGGAGACCGCGTTCGCCTGACTGGAACGGTGGAAGAAGTGAACGGGGAAACCCGCCTCACCAATGTGACCAGCCTGATCGTGATGGCCACCGGCCAGAGCCTGCCCACTCCGGCCAGCATCACCCTGTCCACCAGTGGTGTGAACCTTGAGCAGTACGAAGGCATGCGGGTGTCCACCAGTGGGACCGTCACCGACAACAGCTTGCTCGGGCGCGGAGGTCTGGTCACCATTGCCGATAACAACCTGCTGGCATTCACACAGGACAACGCTCCAGATGCCACTGGATACGCTGCTTACCTCTCTGGGACAGCTGCACGCACACTGATCGTGGACGATGGTTCAACCACCGAGCATCCGGCCAGCATCGTTTTTGGTCGCGACAACAATCCGCTGACCGCTGGAAACACCCTCCGGGTCGGAGATGGGGCCACCGTGACCGGAGTGCTGGGTTATGGCAGCTCTGGCTGGACCGGAACAGATGCTTACCGCCTTCATGCAACAGCAGCATCTGCCACCTTTGCTGGCGGACCCCGCAGGGTTGCCCCCACCAGCAGCGATCTGGGAAACCCCGAGCTCAAAGTGGTCACTTTTGACCTGAACGGTTTCTTCAACGGAGATGGAGCCGGCAACAACTTCACTTCCGAAGGGGCCAGCAATGCCTCTGAGCTGACCCGCCAACTGGACAAACTGGTGGAAGCCCTGCAAGATCTGGATGCAGATGTGGTTGCCCTGCAAGGTCTGGAAAACGATTATGCAGACAGCACACCTGCCATCAAGACCCTGGTGGATGCCCTGAACGCAGCCATCGGCAGCCCTGCCTATGCCTACATTGATCCCGGTGCCAACCTGGGCAGCCAGAGCACGGCTGTGGGTCTGATTTACCGGACGGCTGCCGTGACCCCTCGGGGCAGTTTCAGTGTGCTGGACAACACCGACAATGCTGCCTACAACGAGGCCCGCAACCACCCTGCACTGGCACAGACTTTCCGCACCACGGGTCTGGGCACCTTCACTGCTGTGGCTGTGGAGCTTGAAGGCCGTGATGCTGCCTGCGGTGGAGGGGCCGATGACACCACCACCGGACAGGGCAACTGCAATGGGGTTCGGAACACCGGAGCCCAGATCCTGATGGATTGGGTTGCCACCGACCCCACCGCTTCAGGTGACACCGATGTGGTCTTGCTCGGAAACTTCAATGCCTTCCTGAAAGAAGACCCCATCAACACCATCATCAACGGTGCAGACGATGCCAATGGCACGTCTGATGATTACCTTCAAATTTGGGACCCTCTGGATTACACTGCCGTGCTGAATGGACAGCGTGGAACCCTGGATTACGCGTTCATCAGCCCCAGTTTGCAGGCCCAATTGAAAGGGACCAGCATCTGGAACATCAACGCGGCAGAACCCAGTGTGCTGGATTACAACACCGAGAACAAAACAGCAGCCCAGTTGACGGACCTCTATGACATCAACCCCTACCGCTCCAGTGCCCATGATCCTGTGGTGGTGGGCCTGACCCTCGGTGCCACCAACGTGAATCCCACCGACATCACCTTGACCCCGAGCAGCATTGCTGAAAACAACGCTGCCAGTGCCACGGTGGGTGCGCTGGGTGCAGCAGATCCCAACACCGGAGACACCTTCACTTACACGCTGGTCTCGGGTGCAGGCGACACCGACAACGCCAGTTTCAGCATCTCTGGAACTGACCTGAAACTGACCCCGAGTGCCAACTTTGAAACCAAATCCAGCTATTCGGTGCGTGTGCGTGTCACCGATCAGGGTGGCCTCACTTACGAAGAAGCCCTGACCGTCACGGTCACCGATGTGAACGAGGCCCCCACCACCCTGAGCCTCACGGGTGGAACCATCAATGAGAACCTCGCTGCAGGTGCCTCTGCAGGCACATTCAGCACCAACGATCCCGATGCAGGCGAAACCATCACCTACACGCTGGTCAGTGGCACCGGAGACACCGACAATGCCAGTTTCACCATTGTGGGCGA
The DNA window shown above is from Deinococcus misasensis DSM 22328 and carries:
- a CDS encoding P-II family nitrogen regulator; the encoded protein is MKLITAIIRPDRLGMVKEALFRVGVTGISLSKVSGHGGEKEIIEHYRGTQVRMEFHEKVHLQIAVSEPFVDVTVNAILQSARTGEVGDGKIFVQPLERVIRIRTGEQDSDALTPVNQPETTAQALKKRS
- a CDS encoding chlorite dismutase family protein; protein product: MMVDLDPSGQLSQKEPDRQNRQFLNYAFYKLSPEFRRLSKPERDEIRAEFEAAVEKWLDAPAEKGRILRTYSLVGTRSEVDFMLWRIAFDVRDFNEAQSLLNQTRLMGYLTQPYNFISMQKRSQYVNRVEGSGHGLELLPGEGTYLFVYPFVKTRAWYDLSPHARQGMMDEHIYASNPFKGIRLNTSYSYGIDDQEFVVAFDSDYPQEFVDLVTRLRHTEASMYTLTDTPMFTCIKKDLKGLLQDLG